A part of Acidobacteriota bacterium genomic DNA contains:
- a CDS encoding ABC transporter permease — protein sequence MRWWSELKYVVKKLNRGRAERELQEEINAHLEMETQEKMADGLSRKEAQYAAHRALGSVALATEDSRAWWGFRMLEELLQDIRYGVRMLRKKPGFTFVAVLTLGLGIGANTAIFSLVNTVLLRPLPIARPEQIVTLNFGTPGRGIFPLIGYPEYKEYRDGNQALAGLAAYSGAPVSLSSNGINERILGSYVTGNYFSLLGVGASLGRVITPEDDRTPGAHPVVLLSYPCWQRRFGADPQIIGRSVFIGGRNYTVIGVTPPDFRGTELASAPELWFPMMMKPGLEVDGGPLKGRTSPVSTIGRLKEGMNWAQAESDLNLIAAQLAREYPEANKGKIVVLTRPGLFGAAMRGTVLNFTAVAMGVVVLVLLMACTNLVNLLLARASERHREIAIRLAIGAGRTRVLRQLLTESVLLALLGSALGLALAYGAVEFARFRMPVLFGFTPIELQMDWRVLVFTLALSLLTGVLLGLLPGLQATRPDLIPALKNESALGGYRRSRLRNVLVVAQLSLSLVLLLCAGLVLRGLQRAQQINPGFNPERAVEVSFDPGMQQYDRERGREFQRQVLERVRSLPGLQAVLTRTRHLPPARAEALPSSFRAMSRRLRHKRRLC from the coding sequence ATGCGATGGTGGAGCGAATTGAAATATGTGGTCAAGAAATTAAACCGCGGACGTGCAGAGCGAGAATTACAGGAAGAGATCAACGCCCACTTGGAGATGGAGACCCAGGAGAAGATGGCCGACGGGCTTTCGCGTAAGGAGGCGCAGTACGCGGCGCATCGCGCGCTTGGCAGCGTCGCTCTGGCGACGGAGGACAGTCGTGCCTGGTGGGGATTCAGAATGTTGGAAGAATTATTGCAGGATATCCGCTACGGTGTGCGAATGTTGAGGAAGAAGCCCGGCTTTACCTTCGTTGCCGTGCTGACCCTAGGACTGGGGATCGGCGCGAACACGGCGATTTTCAGTTTGGTGAACACCGTTTTGTTGCGCCCACTGCCGATTGCGCGGCCTGAACAAATCGTGACACTCAACTTCGGCACGCCCGGACGGGGGATCTTTCCGTTGATTGGTTATCCCGAATACAAGGAATATCGCGATGGTAACCAAGCGCTGGCCGGTCTGGCCGCGTACAGCGGGGCGCCGGTGAGTCTGAGTTCTAACGGAATCAACGAGCGGATTTTGGGGTCATACGTGACAGGGAATTATTTCAGTTTGCTGGGAGTGGGCGCTTCGCTTGGTCGTGTGATCACACCGGAAGACGACCGCACGCCGGGCGCGCATCCCGTCGTGCTGCTGAGTTACCCCTGCTGGCAGCGGCGGTTTGGCGCTGATCCGCAGATCATCGGCCGGAGTGTGTTCATTGGCGGGCGGAATTATACGGTCATTGGCGTCACCCCGCCGGACTTCCGCGGCACGGAACTGGCGTCCGCGCCGGAACTCTGGTTCCCCATGATGATGAAGCCAGGACTTGAAGTGGACGGCGGCCCGCTCAAGGGGCGCACGTCTCCCGTGTCTACAATCGGACGACTGAAAGAAGGGATGAACTGGGCGCAAGCTGAAAGCGATCTCAATCTGATTGCGGCGCAACTCGCGCGCGAGTATCCGGAGGCGAACAAGGGCAAGATCGTCGTTCTTACACGGCCGGGTCTGTTTGGCGCGGCGATGCGCGGCACCGTCTTAAATTTTACCGCAGTGGCGATGGGAGTCGTCGTGCTGGTGTTGCTGATGGCGTGTACGAATCTGGTGAATCTGCTGCTGGCGCGCGCGTCCGAGCGGCACCGAGAGATCGCCATTCGGCTGGCCATCGGCGCTGGACGCACGCGGGTCCTGCGGCAATTATTGACCGAGAGTGTGCTATTAGCGCTCCTGGGCAGCGCACTCGGCCTGGCGCTCGCTTACGGCGCTGTCGAATTCGCGAGGTTCAGGATGCCGGTACTTTTTGGGTTCACGCCGATCGAGCTGCAGATGGACTGGCGCGTGTTGGTCTTCACGCTCGCCTTGTCACTCCTGACCGGCGTTCTTTTGGGTTTGCTTCCGGGGCTGCAAGCCACTCGACCGGATCTGATCCCGGCGCTGAAAAACGAATCCGCCCTAGGCGGTTATCGTCGTTCGCGATTGCGGAACGTGCTGGTGGTGGCGCAACTGTCTCTTTCGCTCGTGCTGCTGTTGTGCGCGGGGCTGGTGTTGCGCGGGTTGCAGCGCGCACAACAGATCAATCCCGGCTTCAATCCTGAGCGGGCCGTCGAAGTCTCCTTCGATCCGGGGATGCAGCAGTACGACCGTGAGCGCGGTCGTGAGTTTCAGCGACAGGTGCTCGAAAGAGTGCGCAGCCTGCCCGGCCTACAGGCCGTGCTAACCCGCACGCGCCACTTACCTCCGGCGAGGGCGGAGGCACTTCCATCTTCATTCAGGGCGATGAGCCGAAGGCTGCGACACAAGCGCCGATTGTGTTAA
- a CDS encoding PadR family transcriptional regulator, whose product MRKHKPIDMLQGTLDLLILRTLLFGPIHGHAIAKSIERTSQDVLRVDHGSLYPALQRLERRGLITAEWGTSENNRRARYYRLTTAGRKQLTTETSKWERLTEAIAHILNPDREEA is encoded by the coding sequence ATGCGAAAACACAAACCGATCGACATGCTTCAGGGTACGCTCGACCTGCTGATCTTGCGAACCTTGTTATTCGGCCCGATTCACGGCCACGCCATCGCTAAATCCATCGAGCGGACCTCGCAAGACGTGCTGCGGGTGGACCATGGCTCTCTCTATCCGGCGCTGCAGCGCCTGGAGCGCCGGGGGCTGATCACCGCCGAGTGGGGCACATCAGAAAATAACCGCCGCGCCAGGTACTATCGTCTGACTACCGCCGGCCGGAAACAATTGACGACCGAGACCAGCAAATGGGAGCGCCTGACCGAGGCGATCGCCCATATCCTTAACCCGGATCGAGAGGAGGCCTGA
- a CDS encoding ABC transporter permease, protein METRLLQGRDFTVQDDAQSPPVAIVNEAFARRFWPGENPLGKRFKMGAAAEKWIEIVGVAQDGKYFSLAEQPMPFVYLPLAQNYRSAVTLIARGTGDLNLLMAAIRNEIRGLDGNLPLYDARTMVEHMDLPLRPARLAATALGGFGALALLLAAVGIFGVMSNAVAQRTREIGIRIALGAEAKEIVKLIVGQGALLVGIGIGIGLGGAGLGTRLLASLLFGVSALDPWTFVGVTALLAATAFLASYLPARRATKVDPMVALRQD, encoded by the coding sequence ATGGAAACGCGCCTGTTGCAGGGCCGCGACTTCACCGTGCAGGACGACGCCCAAAGCCCCCCGGTCGCGATTGTCAACGAGGCCTTTGCGCGCCGCTTCTGGCCGGGAGAAAACCCCCTTGGCAAACGGTTCAAAATGGGGGCAGCCGCTGAGAAATGGATCGAAATCGTCGGCGTCGCACAAGACGGCAAATACTTCAGCCTGGCTGAACAACCCATGCCGTTTGTCTATCTTCCGCTGGCGCAGAACTACAGGAGCGCCGTCACGCTCATTGCCCGCGGCACAGGCGATTTGAACCTTCTGATGGCTGCCATTCGCAATGAGATCCGTGGGCTGGACGGGAATCTGCCGCTCTACGATGCCCGCACGATGGTCGAACACATGGACCTGCCGCTCCGCCCGGCGCGCCTCGCAGCGACAGCGCTGGGCGGGTTCGGCGCTCTGGCGCTACTGCTGGCCGCCGTCGGCATCTTCGGCGTGATGTCCAATGCGGTGGCGCAGCGGACACGCGAAATCGGCATTCGCATCGCACTGGGCGCTGAGGCAAAGGAGATCGTCAAGCTGATCGTCGGGCAAGGCGCGCTGCTGGTGGGAATCGGCATCGGGATCGGGTTAGGTGGCGCCGGATTGGGGACACGGCTGCTCGCCAGTCTCCTCTTCGGCGTGAGCGCGCTCGATCCTTGGACGTTCGTCGGTGTGACGGCGCTGCTGGCGGCGACGGCGTTCCTGGCTTCTTACCTGCCGGCGCGACGCGCAACCAAAGTAGACCCCATGGTCGCATTGCGACAGGACTGA